From the Microbacterium thalassium genome, one window contains:
- a CDS encoding lytic transglycosylase domain-containing protein: MTTGDVTHPTRRDARAQRAAAEASQLAPASAPSAAPIAVRPARVAAAPAPERWSRRRGVLAVFAVFAVLGFAVAYVGPIGAALPPANADITVPVTLYASAVGDVQTRPVDADAEAAETPDLDRGGYSVYVTPKPEPVEAETASASSDVWSPPFVTPDPGTAQAIAYDMVKARGWGDDEFACLVALWNRESGWRVNAYNPYSGAYGIPQSLPGSKMATAGADWETNPATQITWGLGYIGGRYGSPCGAWGHSEAYGWY; the protein is encoded by the coding sequence GTGACCACTGGCGACGTGACCCACCCCACGCGACGCGACGCGCGAGCGCAGCGGGCCGCAGCGGAGGCATCGCAGCTCGCCCCCGCTTCGGCTCCTTCGGCTGCGCCGATCGCGGTGCGGCCGGCGCGCGTCGCCGCGGCGCCCGCGCCGGAGCGCTGGTCGCGGCGCCGCGGGGTCCTGGCGGTGTTCGCGGTCTTCGCGGTCCTCGGATTCGCCGTGGCCTACGTGGGGCCGATCGGAGCCGCGCTTCCGCCGGCGAACGCCGACATCACGGTTCCGGTGACCCTGTACGCGAGCGCCGTCGGCGATGTGCAGACACGTCCCGTGGACGCCGATGCCGAGGCGGCCGAGACACCTGATCTCGACCGGGGCGGCTACTCGGTGTACGTGACGCCCAAGCCGGAGCCCGTCGAGGCGGAGACGGCGTCCGCGTCGTCGGATGTCTGGAGCCCGCCGTTCGTGACGCCCGACCCGGGAACCGCTCAGGCGATCGCCTACGACATGGTCAAGGCGCGCGGCTGGGGCGACGACGAGTTCGCGTGCCTCGTCGCGCTGTGGAACCGCGAGTCGGGCTGGCGCGTGAACGCCTACAACCCGTACAGCGGCGCCTACGGCATCCCGCAGTCGCTGCCGGGTTCGAAGATGGCCACCGCCGGCGCCGACTGGGAGACCAACCCCGCCACGCAGATCACGTGGGGCCTCGGCTACATCGGCGGACGGTACGGCAGCCCGTGCGGCGCGTGGGGCCATTCCGAGGCCTACGGCTGGTATTGA